From Sphingomonas bisphenolicum, one genomic window encodes:
- a CDS encoding AAA family ATPase, whose product MRFEGTQDYVATDDLKVAVNAAVLLRRPLLVKGEPGTGKTVLAQEIATALDAPLIEWNVKSTTKAHQGLYEYDAVARLRDGQLGDERVHDIANYIRKGKLWEAFTSPRLPVLLIDEIDKADIEFPNDLLQELDCMAFHVYETGETIAAADRPIVIITSNNEKELPDAFLRRCFFHYIKFPDRDTLAQIVDVHFPGIQKILVSKAMDIFYDIREVPGLKKKPSTSELLDWLKLLLNEDMPLDVLQNSDPTKAIPPLHGALLKNEQDIMMFERLAFMARRQGR is encoded by the coding sequence ATGCGCTTTGAAGGCACGCAGGACTATGTCGCCACCGACGATCTGAAGGTCGCGGTCAACGCCGCCGTGCTGCTGCGCCGTCCGCTGCTGGTGAAGGGCGAGCCGGGCACCGGCAAGACCGTTCTCGCCCAGGAAATCGCCACGGCGCTGGATGCGCCCCTGATCGAATGGAACGTCAAATCGACGACCAAGGCGCATCAGGGCCTCTATGAATATGACGCCGTCGCGCGCCTGCGCGATGGCCAGTTGGGCGACGAGCGCGTCCACGACATCGCCAACTACATCCGCAAGGGCAAGCTGTGGGAGGCCTTCACCTCACCTAGGCTGCCCGTCCTGCTGATCGACGAGATCGACAAGGCCGACATCGAGTTCCCCAACGACCTGTTGCAGGAACTCGATTGCATGGCCTTCCACGTCTATGAGACGGGCGAGACGATCGCAGCGGCCGATCGCCCGATCGTCATCATCACCTCCAATAACGAGAAGGAACTGCCCGACGCCTTCCTGCGCCGCTGCTTCTTCCACTATATCAAATTCCCCGACCGCGACACATTGGCGCAAATCGTCGATGTCCATTTCCCCGGCATCCAGAAGATATTGGTCAGCAAGGCGATGGATATTTTCTACGACATCCGGGAAGTTCCCGGCCTCAAGAAGAAGCCCAGCACCAGCGAACTGCTCGACTGGCTGAAACTGCTGCTGAACGAGGACATGCCGCTCGACGTCCTCCAGAACAGCGACCCGACCAAGGCGATCCCGCCGCTCCACGGCGCGCTGCTCAAGAATGAGCAGGACATCATGATGTTCGAGCGCCTCGCCTTCATGGCGCGCCGTCAAGGGCGATGA